One window from the genome of Sphingomicrobium arenosum encodes:
- a CDS encoding DUF1489 family protein, which translates to MTKVAYGCASLPTLEKRIARRASGGKVRIVTKRRPVRHAEVLNGGRLHWIVKHRIVARSKVLAFEERPDGRWDIVLSDRLEPCAASPKRAHQGWRYLGAKDAPGEEDDGSGIGELPPRLYGKLAALALV; encoded by the coding sequence ATGACCAAGGTGGCCTATGGCTGCGCCAGCCTGCCGACGCTGGAAAAGCGGATCGCGCGGCGCGCGAGCGGGGGCAAAGTGCGCATCGTCACCAAGCGCCGCCCGGTGCGACATGCCGAGGTGTTGAACGGCGGGCGGCTGCACTGGATCGTCAAGCATCGTATCGTGGCGCGCTCCAAGGTGCTGGCCTTCGAAGAGCGTCCGGACGGGCGCTGGGACATCGTGCTGTCGGACCGATTGGAGCCTTGCGCGGCTAGCCCGAAGCGCGCGCACCAGGGGTGGCGCTATCTCGGGGCCAAGGACGCGCCGGGCGAGGAGGACGACGGGAGCGGCATCGGCGAATTGCCGCCGCGGCTCTATGGCAAGC